The genomic DNA GCAGAGTAGGAAGCGGAGGACTTTTGAGATCCCACCATGATGTTGTAGCGTGACTAACATTAAACTATTTTCTTTGCAGGTGGATGAGGCGGTGGCTGTGCTTCAGGCACACCAGGCAAAGGAGGCCGCCCAGAAGACTGTGACAAACTCAGCTGGTGTCCCAAGTGTCTGAACCCAAGGTATGACTAGTTCTTTAGAGCTGCTTTAACATGTAGAGGACAGCGTTGAGCTTACGTTACAGAACTCATGATTACACTTCTTACATTGAACTCAACACTCAACTGGTGCAAAAGTTCTGGTTTTGGTTGGTGGTGGAATGTGGATTTTATATTTGCTtgtaaattgtgaaaaaaagatgactgatcataatttttttgtgttttcacaggAAGGGAGAACCTTGTGACTGGCTTCACCGATGGAGAAAAAAATTTAAcagtgaaaaagtgaaaatacacaaaacaaagtaaaaagaagtcaaataatatattaaaaaaaacacaaaacaaaacaatggaaacaaGTCTCCAGCCAGGCCTTTAATGAACAGAAACTCCGGGCCTGGTTTGCtgagttaaaagagaaaaacccacaaaaaaagagaaaaaagtcaaaataaaaaatgatcaatttaTGAGGGGTTTTAGAGGAGAATTCTGTGACAAAAATATGATTGAAAGCATTCCTTTCTGCCATTTTATcccttttaatgtttgaatgttCGGGCTGTAGAAGTACAGGGACAGTCTGCTATTGTGAAATTTCCCCTCAACCTTTGCTTGCTtgaataaaattataaaataatgatgtatcTGTGTTGTCGGCTGCTGGAGAGATGATAGATTATCAAACATATGTCTATTCCTATGAACGTGATTGTGgtaaaaattataatttaatttgctCCAGTGGAAATAGGACACAATGATTTAAGACCAAACACACTCCTCATCAGACACAGAGACATCAGGTATAACACTAGATATGTTCAGAACCCAAAATGGTGAAGtgagacacataaaaaaaaaatgagattaACACTGTGAAGTTGTGTTTCAAGTTTTTAATTGTGCTTTGGCGCTTAGATAATAAATATCCTTGTTAACGAGCACTGAAACACATCTTAGGCTTCTGCCTGCAGCTTCAGGCCAGCCTTCAGATACAAGTCCATTAAGTCCTCGATGGGAGGAGAAAGATGCTGTTTGGTGGCACGTTTGCATCGTTGTGGAAGGACGAGCGCTTTAGTTGCCGATGGCCTTGGTCTGCTCGGTCAGACGAACGAGGATGGCCTCCATCTGCTTCTGGAAGTCCTCAACCATGGGGGCGATCTGGGCCTGCACGCTGGCTGCCAGGGGTTTGATCTGCTCCTCGACGGTGGTAGAGACGGACTTCAGCTGCTCCTGGATCTGAGCGGCCAGTGGCTCCAGCTCGGTTTTCTTGTCACTCAGGAAGGTCCTGTAGGGTAGAGGATCGTGATGAGCCACCTCGTACAAATACGcctcttttattattataatgagtCCGAGGCGActgaattttgtttgttttttatgtttggaAACACTTGACAGTCAAAGTGAGTCCAGAAACCACAGAAAACCCCCAAAATGAGAAGATAAATTTAAGTACTTCCTTCCCACATTTATATTTACTCACTGGTGGAGGAAGTGTTCTGATAATTTACTTAAAGACagcctccagacatgttttatgacTCCACTCATGAATGATGATTTGTGAATATGTTTCATTTCCCATGTCAGAAAAAGTCAGTTTTCAGAGTATGTTCAAGAGTCTACATCACACTGGTGTAATTAGTATAGACTGGACCCACAATTGgatccaaactagttgtgatttAACAAATCCTGCTCCGTGAGAAACTGGCAGatcaatgtgaaaacaaacattcattctgcacagtgaagttcAAACATTAAACTGAACTGACATGgagtaaaacacatttgagtgGAGTAAAAATAGCATAACTGCAATATAATTATGCTCCATAACAGATAGCTAAATGAAAATGGCACTTAAGGGAAGGAACTATttgcaaaatgttcatttaaataaccaaaatatgcataatacagaaaataaatgttacaatGTCATCTTATATGATTATTATCACTTTATACTGCTGGATGATTGAAAAAAagtgcatcatattttataaacctGTCATCACTAGTAgctaaagctgtaaaatgtAGTGCAGTAAAAGTATAAAGTggcttaaaatgtaaatactaGAGTACAAGCACCTCAAATTTGTACACAACCACAGTACTTGAGtccattttaaaaagcattgaTTGATAATGCTGTGTAGTATTTGCAGAGGTCTTTCTATGCAGACCTGTGACTAAAACCTCTGAGTGAATGAGAGGAATCAATACTTACTGAGCCTGGTTTGCCAGATCTTGGTTGCGGACCATCTCAGTCAGCTCCATTgtcatcttgttcttcatctccTCAAAGTACTGACCGAGTCTTTCCAGATCGGGCATCTCCTGTGCAAAGCTACCTGTGggtttccaaaaaaaaaaaaaagtcagtcaaTAAGTATGTAgactaaatatttaaatatggagAACTTAGAGAAATGGTATGAAAGTTATACTGTACCCTGAGCCAGGGCGAGCACGACAATGGTTGCGATGAGGGTGAATTTCATGGCTGCTGACTGGGTGAGGAcctataaaaaaattaaaaaaggagcaaTATTTAATTCCTCTATATTGTCCAGGATGATATTACCTGATATTAATATGTtgtatgtttcttttcattcttttgcACTATTGACTGAAAGTCAACTGAAAGTCAATAGTCCCTGAAATTTGggatgaatatttaaattttacaaTTTGTTTAAACCCAAAGTGGCATGCTGTGAGTGGAGCTATTAGGACACTTTGTGaggtttgtttttcacatgttGGACATAGGAAGGACTCCTGTTGCTCAATCTGATGACTCACTGATCATAAGTTGTCACACTTTCTATGAATCACAGCCAGGCTTTTTACGAGGAAGTAGTAAGATAAATATTGTTTGTCACCACGTGTTTGTTGTAACTCCCACACATGAACTTATAAACTTTATCTGGCTTATCAGAGAAAACATGTCAACATGTACATGTGGAATAATTAATCACACAAGGTCAATTTTTTCACACATGCTCAAACATACAGCAGGTGATGTTCAACTGCTTTTATTCAAGAGCGGCAAAATGTACATGATTTTAAGCTGCTACGCTCAAAATGATGGTTAGAAACATCTTTTGTGAATTTAGAAGAGTCAGAATCACTTCTTTTGgttttgtgttaatttaaacAGTACTGAATATTGTTATGCTGCTCTGAATTAACTTCATCATCTCAAGATTTTTGCCAGACTTTTTGTGAATTCATAACATTCAAAACTTGTAGATAGTATAAGTAGATAATATGATTCCTAAAACTCAACACCTTTGAAgaataggttcacaattttgcACAATTTCAcatggatatctgccacatttacaggcTTCTTAGTATAGTAACAAAAGGGGGAACTTtcacactaaaaagactgtaacattaaaagatatttacttgatttgactcatttggatggctgaagtgTTATATTAgctttaaataataaactattaaaaccatttttgcactgtggattttggcctccatcatttacattgtaagtgcattatgaagggatcttctaattgccagtattaacaggaggaataattacagcaagaaaaatctgattaaatgtTTCCTATTTTTAAAGAGCAAATCATACAAATAACAATATATTAGGTTGTTTTGAAGTGTTTTCTGCACTATTACTTGACTTCAGTGCTCTCTTAAAATACACATAGGATTTAACTGTACAGTATAAGAGTAATTTTGTAGTATCATTTAAATGCAATGTGCTGCCTTCACCCATCTAAAGACTGACATACATTtgcttttaaatgagaaaaattcCTGACATTCCTACAAGATGCACTAGAAAGCTCTGAAAAAATGTGTAAGTGGACATTGAATAAAGATTACAGGTGCAGGTTGATTGATTTCAAAGATCAGGAATGCACTTTTACAGACTCACAGTTAAGTTTCAGTATAAGTTAAGTAAAAATAGCGAGGTTCAGAAAGTGCATCAAAAGCCCACAAGAAGAGGAGACAAACGGAGTGAAACTCACCTGTATGGCAGAAGAATTTAGACCGGATGGTGCCTTCCTGCAGTGCTGTCACACCTCTTATAGTCCAGCATGGTGCTTCAGCCCTGCTGGGATGTGACTCTGATTGGACAAGATAAAATGGCAAAGCATCATTGGACGTTTAAGTGTTGACCCTTGCTGTTCAGTTTGCCACCTAGACAAACTGAACCAAAGTCCAATAGTCCCTCTGCTGACTGTATGCATGAGTGTGCATCTTATCATATTgatgaaataaaacacttaatCACCACATCTGCTTTTTGTCACTGAGGCCACGTTTGGTTGAGCACTTGATATTGCCACATCAGCTTCGAGAGAAATGATAACAGATAAGATAAGTGACAGGATGTGTTGTTTGAGTTTGtatcatttaattacattattgtggTTGTCGGTTTTGTCTTCATGTTGTTAAGAAGTTTGTAATTTTGTTAAGAGAAATGgcctataaataaagtttattataattattagaaTCCAGCGTTAAGTAGGTACCTTTTAGttatttccccccttttttgaAAGGTATCAGTCTGTTTTTATGGTATTTTTATTGCACTGATGAGTTCATTGATAGATGTACTCTGtgacatttattatgttttgtatttgtacAAAGGTCCATCTGTAAATCGCTAGCTACAGCAATTTAGGCTATAAATTATGATGTAAGTGTCATCAATCTGTGCTACTActcttaataaaaataaacactgaatgaataaataaataaatgtaactgatGTTAACCTAGATTTACTGTTAAATTAATCTATGGCAACCCATAATTGATCATCATGAGACATTATAACagcattaaagcattaaaaaaaacaaagtgaaaaatgattATATTCTAAAAAAGTATTCTAAGACTATGATGCATGTTGTGAAGTTTCAATGTAAAGATTTATGTCAGTCTAAACAGGCGTTAAGTGAGTAGATATACAAAAGTAAATACAATTTTTCTTGCCTCTGAGTTGTAGACTAATACACAACGTTTGACACAGGAAATTACAGGCAAGAAAGTAATAAATTGAGTATTTTAAGTAATATGCTCTctagaaatgtttcttttggcCACCCTAATGTAAACCTTCTACCTTTGGTTTACATCCAGCAAGGTCTTGTTGCTAACTTTCTATCTTTATGGTTGTTGTAAAGTAATTAATTGTCAACCGCACTCCACCCAGGTCACTAATAAACAATTTGACACAgaagatacagtatgtgagcAGTGGACATGAACAACATGCGCCTGGATGACAGTCCTATGAGCCTCTAGTGAGAAAACCCtggaagatttttttaaaagtcagattTCGACTATAAGGCTTTGATTAAAACCAGATGTGGGAATGTGGACCATGTTTTTAAGCAGAGATTGTTCTCACTGTCCAGCGGCTGCTCGCCACTGGCCTGGTCTCCCCTGGTGGAAATGGCTTAGGTTGTTTATGTCTCATcctctaaaaatgaaaaaaaggttcAAGACATGGGATCATCTTTGCTGTGGTATGCGAGGCATGCGAAGATAAAACAGACCTGAGTACTATACAAATGTGTGGCAGAAATGAGTGGTAAGAACATTTTAGCTGAGCAAAATGAGGAAACATAAAGCGATGTAGGTAGTTATGCTGAACTTTAATTGAGACTTTGATTGAAAAAAGGGAAGCacaaaaacttgaaaaactTTGAAAAAGAACATTCAGTATTTAGTTCAGAGGAGCTCGGTCcgcagcaaaaacacacaggagcTTAAACAAACTCAGCATTAGAAAACAATTTCACAACATCAACATCCAAATATCACAGGAACTAAACATAAGCCAGTAAACTGCATAGCTGAGGTTATTAACTGATGTAATGAGAGTACGCCCTCCAGTGAGCCAAACACTCATTACAGCTGTGATATATGACTGTTGTGTTTCCCTCTTCCGATGTGTCAAGTAAACAATGTCAACAGGCTGCATCTCGACATCAGACTTCACACATTATTTCTTGGTTTTAGTGAGATTCGCACAGTCTCTCAGTCTGTgctaatttgttttaaatggtgTGAATATTTACTCTAATGCAGATTCAGTTTTATAAGAGATGCTCCTTGGTTCCTCCTCTGAACCTCCCTGGCCTCTTCTCAGACcacagaaagaatgaaaaattaTACAAGGCCCAGAAAGTCATAAAAAACCCTCTAGGAAGCACAAGAGGAGGTCCCATTTCCTCTTTGACTCTTTGTTCTGCACAAACTTGGTGGTCCAGTAACTCAAAGTTAAACCCAGTATCTTAAAAACTGGCATTAGGAAATCTGCTTGGCTGTCTGTGAAAGACGTAACGTCATTTTGTTCGGCCCCTTATCGAGTAAAACTGAATTACTCTGCTTCCAAGTTTTAATCACATGCTCCTTGCTCCAGAGCTGGAGCTGTAAGCCCACAGTGCAGTTGTGCTTTGCTGGTGCCAGAGAACAGAGGAGGCTCAGATTTCTTGGCTTGATATTTCTCTGACTTTCCAGTGGTGCATTCAAGTCCTGCAGAAAACATGGAAATTATGACACCAGTTTGCACAGAACTGTACAACCTGCATACTTAATgccaggggggaaaaaatgcatttttttgatGCTTGAGTTactgaaatgtgacatttaggGTTGTATTCAAACTTGATAAATACAGCATTTTTACCTTCTTCTTGACTATCGCAACCTAAGCTTTGTTCCATTTGACTATTTCAATAGTACATGGACTAAACAACATTCTAGCGACAAGTAAATTCTAAAAGACTTTGCAAATGACAAATtcacagatttaaaaatgaGAGATTAACATACTATCATTACAAACAAGCATCCAGCAGAAATCAGAAACCTGTAATATCCAGCTTTGTTATGTCATCTATTCATAGCATTACATCTTCATCATTTGTCAGTGAGTGTTTATAATATCCCCTCAGCATCATGTATGTAAATAGTGGTGCTCAAACTAAAACAATCTTACAATATTGTGTAACTCAAGCCAACACAACACTATGTGGCCTCAAAAATGACGAACATGTCAAGAATCAACATTTCTCTGACTCTGACCGTTATAGATACAAAAACAATGAGGTAAAAAGGTAAAACAGTGAATGCAATTAAAGATTCAGCTAACTAAATTGAGTATCTAtaataaggaaataaaaaaataattaaacttaaaatcAGATCAGTGTGATATCAAGGTCATTGTTACTTCTATTACTTCCCATAAGAGAAATAGTTTTGGATTATAGGACTTTGTGCATAAATTACTTTGGCATGTCACAATAAAgaaacacattgaaaataattgcTCACagagattcattcattcattaccgTATATTTGAACAGGCTGTATATACTGAACATTACATCTgaccacttttttttaaccatttaatatttatctcagCAAACCGTGAGCTCCTCACTTCTTTGCATTATTTGTACTCTGTTTACAGTTCACAGAAATAGTTTCACCTGTATATAGATGTTGTGCAGTGTTGGGGAGGAAATAGTTACATGTAAAcgtgttatgtaatttaattacaaaataaatgtaactgatatctgttacagttactgagaaacaAATGCGTAATTAAATTAcaacttatgaaaatgttgatgattacaaagggggtaaCATCTGAAGTCaaacctttaagattttgctcagtaGTGTTTTTtctaatataaaatatttaacatgtaactgaatacatatattgcttattttaattctttgaaatcaatattttttacaatttgtaaataaatcatgacatggacCTTATTTGGGACACATTTGGGTTTAAATTGTGTCACAGTATCAATTAAGACCATGCcagaattttgacttttttgaaaaatctttattttatattccaaaatctacgtcaactaatgaatacattttcaaatgagagatacatctTGCTTCATAAGAAAATGATAtcccttatacatcatgtcagtatccatcaaaaacacctgaatttagattttggtgagtttaatgggtacacttaccctaacagtgGAAAACATCtgttagaaaagtaatcaaaatgtaatcaaatgtaataagtgacatcactttgatgaagtaattgcattttaaatagggtaactagtaatctgtaacctattacatttccaaagtaaccttcccaaccctgttgATAAACATTGGTGTGTTGGTCCTTTATCTCTGAGGCTGCAGATTACGAGGTGTCAATGAACGCAGCAGTTAATCCAGAGAGTGAGGATGCATAGCAGCACTGTGATGTGTCGACTGAACCTCGGCTGACTACTTCTTTCGGCTCTGATTGATAAAAACCAACGACACTTTGTGCTTTCAGCCCTCAAAGCCCGTTTTCTGAGCCTGAACCCGTCACAGATTTGAACCAGACCCGGACTACACAGACGTGACGCTGGGACAATGGAGTCTAACGTGATCCAGGACAGTATCCGCCCTCAGAGGCTGCAGCCGGGGATTGGATTCGGTTCAGTACCGACCGGGACCCTCCGCTCCTCCTCTCTCCGGCCCGGGGTTACGGTCCCCATCGCGCCACTGCTGCCCTCCCCGGCCTCCTTGGCCGCCTCCTCcgggcctcctcctcctccgccacCGCTGCAGCTCCACAGCCTGTACGGAGGCATCGGCATCGGCGCCGGGCTGGGGCCGGGGGCCGGCGGCCACTGCAACCCGGGGAACCCGGCGGTGCTGAAGGAGGCGGTGGAGGCTGTGGTCCGCAGCTTCGCTAAACACACGCAGGGCTACGGCAGAGGTAACATGCATAGGGGTTAAAACTCAGTTTATGTGGAGATGATGGTGTTAATGTACCTCAGTTTGTACTCGGGGAGTTTAGAGGGGCAGAGAGACACTTTTAGCTGCGCCATTTGTTTGGAAGTGGATTAGAGACGGAAAAAGCACTGAGCCACATTCCtgtaatatttatgtttttctgcACAGTGTCAAACACACAGACTTTACACTGACTTTACACTGTACTCTGCTAATTTTTAAACTATTGTAACATCACcataatgtttctgtgtgcagTTAAAAAGTTTTCCTTTGATATTTACACGCCTCCAGTAATGCAGGCTTCAGTCACAATTCATTACAGGATTAACTACAACAACTCGGGGGGATTATTAAAGAACAATAAGATTTTATACCTTTAAATTAGCCATAGTAAAACAGTTTTACATGAGACAAGGTGTAATACTGGCCCCAGGGCTGGgaaatatatcgatattatatcaatattgtgatatgagactacaTGTCCTCTTAGATTTTGGGTATAATAATATGGCATAAATGTTatttgtcttttcctggttttaaaggctgcacaATTTTATGAATTTACCAGACCTCTCTACTCCTTCTAGTATTTGCCTTTACACACTTAATTGTTATATCCACATCACTGATGATTATTATCAaaaattactgtaaatattttgtgaaagcaccaataatcatctctacaatattgttgcaatatcgatattgaggttTTTGGTCAACAATATTgagatatttgattttgtccatatcactCAGACGTATCTGGTCCTTTGATGtaaactgaaaaatattaacaacattaacaaaaagctgtttttgatATTGTCAATAAGAGCAGATATAGTGGGTAAAATTGAAAACCAT from Scomber scombrus chromosome 16, fScoSco1.1, whole genome shotgun sequence includes the following:
- the LOC133996996 gene encoding type-4 ice-structuring protein LS-12-like; the encoded protein is MKFTLIATIVVLALAQGSFAQEMPDLERLGQYFEEMKNKMTMELTEMVRNQDLANQAQTFLSDKKTELEPLAAQIQEQLKSVSTTVEEQIKPLAASVQAQIAPMVEDFQKQMEAILVRLTEQTKAIGN